CCTGCTCTGGACTTCGATATCCTGACCGGCGACATGCTCTTCGTCGACCGCTTCAGCTATAATTTCTTCGAGCCCGAGGTGGGTGATCCCTTCGTCTTTCGCACCAACCATATCGAGGGTCTGCAGGCCGCCGATGGTACGCCGGACGACAAATACTACATCAAGCGCCTCGTCGGGCTGCCTGGCGACACCCTGGAGGTGCGCCCGCCCATGTTGTATCGCAACAATGAGCCGATCACCGGTGCGGACGCCTTTGAGAAGAATTTTAAGCAAGAGGACGAATATCCGGGCTACACCTACATGGGCTGGCTCGACGAGGGAACCGTCGAGAAAATCCCGCCGGGCTATTTCTTCGCCATGGGTGACAACTCGCCCTACAGCTACGACAGCCGCGGCTGGGGTAGCAACCAGAGAGCGACCCCGTACGCCTACGAGCATAAGAAGCAGGGCCAGCCGATTAACTTCGTCCCCGAGGACGACGTCGTCGGCAAGGCAGTCTTCATCTTCTATCCGTTCACCCACCGCTGGGGCATCGCCGAGTAGATTGCTGTGGGGCGCGGCAAGGACTCAGCCGTCATTCAGGCAGTTGTACCTAAGGAAATGAAAGAACGCTTAAAAGAGGTGGCCCGATCGGAAGGTCGGACGGAATCGAACTGGGTTCGTTTCCACATTTCCCAGCTGCTTGAACAGCACGGTGCTAAAGGTTGACCCGCAACGGCTTGCGAGCCTTGCGGGATTTCCCGAACTGTACATTATTCGCACAATAAATAGGTGCTCTAGGATTCAGAAATCCCCATGCAGCACGAGCGAAGCCCTATATTCTACCCGCCAGCCCCGCGAATGTCCACGCCTCACGGCATTAGATTTCTTAATCCTGTGTGGCGGGAATGTTGGGCTAGGAATTGTTTAAATCCTTGTGTTTTAACTCCCAAGAAAGAGCAAGCAAAGCCGTGCATGCCTTGTATGCAGTTTCATAATCGAGCAAATAATCGTAGTCATGTACAGCAGCGTTTCTCAATCTCCTGAGTGTCTGTAGAAATATATAATCATTGGGATCAAGCAGGTGAGCCTCCCTCAGTTGCGCAAATAGCTTATGTGGAGCTAATGGGGTTTCAGCACCTATTGCCTCTACTGCAGCATTTTCAAATTCTATCCATGCCGAGATCACTGCTGCTCCTGGGCTAATTTCCAAAATGGCAAAAACTTTTTCAGATACAGGATCCTGCAAGAATGCTTTTTCATTAGTGTGCCCTCCGCTTGCTTTATCTGCAGCGTGCTCTAGCTCTTCACGAAATCGAAGCTCAGTGTCTCTATGTTTAAAAGCATTAACCCTTTTGATGAGTGCCGAAAAATCCCGTCTAAAAAGATATGTAATTATTACTACAGCCAATGGCCATGCCAGTGAATTAACGATGCGCGATATAAAAGTTAGGGTATCCATTGGCGGTTGTTGCTTGGATTAGTACGTCACAACTATAGTTCTTTTTTATAGTCTTTGACATCTGGCAGCTCATCTATGTAAGGGCGGTGCCCGTCATTTATATATTGAGATGCGGGAATCGGCAATTCATGGCCACCTTCAGTATCTCTGACTTGAACGGTATAAATATCTGGATTGTCACTATCCTGCGTATACAGTCCAATATAAGCTTCTGGTCGTCTCGGCATATT
This genomic interval from Ruficoccus sp. ZRK36 contains the following:
- a CDS encoding HepT-like ribonuclease domain-containing protein; this encodes MDTLTFISRIVNSLAWPLAVVIITYLFRRDFSALIKRVNAFKHRDTELRFREELEHAADKASGGHTNEKAFLQDPVSEKVFAILEISPGAAVISAWIEFENAAVEAIGAETPLAPHKLFAQLREAHLLDPNDYIFLQTLRRLRNAAVHDYDYLLDYETAYKACTALLALSWELKHKDLNNS